In Bacteroidales bacterium, the DNA window AAACAGGACCTACCACATCGTACTTTTCGGTTTGCGAACCATTAGAACTTAGGTTTTCGATTTTATGAAAAGCTTGATAAAGTGCTGGTCGAATTAAGTCCGTCATTGCAGCATCAATAATTAGAAAATCTTTTGCTTTCACTTTCTTTACATAAATAACTTTGCTCAATAAGCTACCCATTTGCCCAACAATGGATCTCCCCAATTCAAAATGAAGCTGTTGCTGTGGTCGTAATTCCAGAAAGTCATTAAAAATTTTAAAATAAGTTTTAAAATCAGGAATAAGTTCCTCATCGGGTTGATGGTAATTGATTCCTAATCCCCCGCCAACATTTATATGGTCAACAATAATTTGTCGCGCATAAAACCTCTCCTGAATCTGATTGATACGGTTGCATAGATTTTTGAAAGTATCAAGATCGGTTATTTGAGATCCAATATGGAAATGTAAACCTTTGAGTTGGATGCTTTTCATCATATCCATTTTGTCGAGAATAGATTCGAGTTCCCATAAACTTATTCCAAATTTATTTTCGTCTAAACCCGTAGTGATATATTTATGTGTATTGGCATTTACGTTTGGATTGATACGCAAAGCGATGGGAGCAACTTTTTGTTTATTCTCTGCCAATTCATTTATCACTTCAATCTCGGGAAGCGATTCACAGTTGAAACTAAAAATGTTATTTTCAAGGGCAAAGTTGATTTCTTCATCGGTTTTACCTACTCCAGCAAACGCAATTCCCTCATTTTTAAAGCCGCGATTTAAGGCTTCTTTAACTTCATTTCCACTAACACAATCGGCACCAAATCCTGCTTTAGAAATTGTCTCTAAAATTGTAGGGTTGTTGTTAGCTTTGAGCGCATAATGAATATTATATCCATAAGCATTAGCTTCCTTTTTAACTAAATCAAGTGTTTGTTGCAAAAGGCCTAGATTGTAAATGTAGGCTGGCGTTTTTTTATTTGTAAAATTGAGCTGCATTTTTATGGTTTGGTATAAAGTTTTTGATGTAATGCGTTAAGTGCCTTAGTTTTATCAGACTGGTCTATCAATAAAGAGATACTATGATTGCTTGCCCCATAAGAAATCATTTTAATAGAAATGTCGAGCAGCGAATCGAATACTTGATAGGCATAACCATTTTCCGATGTTGGAATATGACCAACAAGTGCAATAATAACTTGATCAGACTCGACTTCTGTTTGACCAAATTTTTGTAAATCGCTTAAGATGTTTTCCAAATTACTAGTGTCATCAATACTCATCGAAACGGCTACTTCCGAAGTGGTAATCATATCGATAGGCGTTTTGTAAATCTCAAAAACTTCAAAAACTTTTCGTAGAAAACCATAAGCAAAAAGCATGCGGTCTGACTTAATTCTTACAATTGTAATATTGTCTTTAGCTGCTATGGCTTTAATCCCTGTTTTATCATTGGTATTTTGGATAATGGTTCCAGGTCTTTCGGCACGCAAGCTGTTTTTTAAACGAACAGGAATGTCTGCTTGTTT includes these proteins:
- the lysA gene encoding diaminopimelate decarboxylase → MQLNFTNKKTPAYIYNLGLLQQTLDLVKKEANAYGYNIHYALKANNNPTILETISKAGFGADCVSGNEVKEALNRGFKNEGIAFAGVGKTDEEINFALENNIFSFNCESLPEIEVINELAENKQKVAPIALRINPNVNANTHKYITTGLDENKFGISLWELESILDKMDMMKSIQLKGLHFHIGSQITDLDTFKNLCNRINQIQERFYARQIIVDHINVGGGLGINYHQPDEELIPDFKTYFKIFNDFLELRPQQQLHFELGRSIVGQMGSLLSKVIYVKKVKAKDFLIIDAAMTDLIRPALYQAFHKIENLSSNGSQTEKYDVVGPV